One Vanessa cardui chromosome 23, ilVanCard2.1, whole genome shotgun sequence DNA segment encodes these proteins:
- the LOC124539735 gene encoding upstream activation factor subunit spp27: MADVSKEDLEKEIAKILKNANLAKTSTKKVIQKLEKVFDTDLSEKKKVIDQLVMDYVNSKGSDEEEEDEDEEEEEEEKKPAKRAAPAAKASSKKARKESSEEEEEDGTNDSESEEEKKKPAPKKGKKKKGSEDSDSDWGKKKEKAAKPKKAGSRGKGGGYTRAYKLSPALAELMGQDEMPRHEVVKRVWTIIKEKNLYDPNNKQFAICDDALYKVIGTKRFRTFGMMKYLKTHFLDE; this comes from the exons ATGGCAGATGTTAGTAAAGAAGATCTTGAAAAGGAAATCGCGA AGATCCTTAAGAACGCGAACCTAGCAAAGACCTCAACTAAGAAGGTTATCCAGAAATTGGAGAAGGTATTCGATACTGATCTCAGCGAGAAGAAGAAGGTGATTGATCAACTCGTCATGGACTATGTAAACAGTAAGGGTTCTGACGAAGAAGAGGAAGACGAGGATGAAGAAGAAGAG gaGGAAGAGAAAAAGCCAGCAAAGCGTGCTGCACCAGCAGCTAAGGCATCTTCAAAGAAAGCTAGAAAGGAAAGTTCCGAGGAGGAAGAAGAAGATGGCACAAATGACAGTGAATCTGAG GAGGAGAAAAAGAAGCCAGCACCGAAGAAGGGCAAGAAGAAGAAGGGATCAGAAGACTCTGATAGCGATTGGGGTAAGAAGAAGGAGAAAGCTGCCAAACCTAAAAag GCTGGCAGTCGCGGTAAGGGAGGCGGCTACACGCGCGCCTACAAGCTCTCCCCCGCACTGGCCGAACTCATGGGCCAAGACGAGATGCCGAGACACGAAGTCGTCAAAAGGGTCTGGACTATCATCAAAGAGAAGAATCTCTACGACCCCAACAACAAACAGTTCGCCATCTGCGATGACGCCCTGTACAAAGTTATCGGAACGAAGAGATTTCGCACTTTCGGTATGATGAAATACCTAAAGACGCATTTCCTTGACGAATAA
- the LOC124539734 gene encoding uncharacterized protein LOC124539734: MEQGFIKANSSNLPRIDLLMLGGYFASNNDFCSAEFRNVKTSISSRPSYGDDAVSYVHLKRSGNMCTVRGKICPEHKVHARLYAVTVIVDEEEEAVISVQCNDCVASKGGCKHAIAFLMWIHRRSEQPSCTAVECYWIKSKLSRVGTSLKYMTAKDLSNGAPSLLSNSKVLDKFLDIGRKRNIDNCELLKYQPSYIYNNIKSLSMHQLMLKYKEQSYDTFLKKIVLSNQTIAQIEEETREQHQNSLWFELRYGRITASKAFEFSRCKKNDGSLIALIMGGTIPDTPAMKHGRLLEGEVRKTVSIKLGKKIRKCGLMLSKEYPMIAGSPDGICEDAVIEIKCPTSVKSYKNYLNNGKPTDKCNAQIQMQMHLTGLQKGYFCVADSNFSVNKNVEIVSVKFDATYMSDFLKHLAGLWKEKIYPILYESTL, encoded by the exons ATGGAACAAGGATTTATCAAGGCAAATAGCTCTAATTTGCCGAGAATCGACTTGTTGATGCTGGGTGGATATTTTGCATCAAACAACGACTTCTGCTCCGCTGAATTCCGAAATGTTAAAACTTCtat atcctCTCGACCATCGTATGGTGATGACGCTGTCAGCTATGTTCATCTTAAACGTAGTGGGAACATGTGCACAGTGAGGGGCAAAATTTGTCCAGAACATAAGGTACATGCAAGGTTATATGCTGTCACAGTAATAGTAGATGAAGAAGAGGAAGCTGTTATTTCCGTACAATGTAACGATTGTGTCGCTTCTAAAGGAGGCTGCAAACATGCTATTGCATTCCTTATGTGGATCCATCGGAGGAGTGAACAGCCATCCTGCACAGCTGTAGAGTGTTACTGGATTAAATCCAAACTGTCCAGGGTTGGAACTAGCCTGAAGTACATGACAGCAAAGGACTTGTCAAATGGTGCACCTAGCTTGCTATCAAATAGTAAAGTTCTTGATAAGTTTTTGGATATTGGccgaaaaagaaatattgataactgcgagttattaaaatatcaacctagttatatttataacaatattaaaagtttatccATGCACCAGCTTATGCTTAAATATAAGGAACAATCCTAtgacacatttttaaaaaagattgtGCTGTCTAATCAAACTATTGCTCAAATAGAGGAAGAGACCAGAGAACAGCACCAAAACAGCCTTTGGTTTGAATTGCGCTATGGTCGAATCACAGCATCAAAAGCATTTGAATTTAGTCGGTGTAAAAAGAATGATGGAAGTCTAATAGCGTTAATAATGGGAGGGACTATACCTGACACACCAGCCATGAAACATGGTAGATTATTAGAGGGTGAAGTGCGAAAAACTGTCAGCATTAAACTTGGCAAAAAGATTAGAAAATGTGGACTCATGCTGTCAAAAGAGTACCCAATGATAGCAGGATCACCAGATGGGATCTGTGAGGATGCTGTCATTGAGATCAAGTGCCCCACAAgcgtaaaatcatataaaaattatctaaataatggCAAACCAACTGACAAATGTAATGCACAGATACAGATGCAAATGCATTTGACAGGGCTACAAAAGGGTTACTTTTGTGTAGCTGATAGCAACTTCAGTGTGAATAAAAATGTGGAAATTGTAAGTGTGAAGTTTGATGCCACATATATGTCTGATTTTCTTAAACATTTAGCGGGTCTgtggaaagaaaaaatatatccaatattGTACGAAAGTACattgtaa
- the LOC124539733 gene encoding uncharacterized protein LOC124539733, which produces MNSNVYRWCAVPQCNNTSIKTPNKLFINVPLKKKVRNMWLNLARRDPTAISSTSVLYFCEDHFDLPNDMENYIQYLVMGSVSQMRMKSGCMPTRFECQLDRRKRTSNTIERPYVLKKQRRILIEESEKDFAEKSTPTKQLEPTIISSESSVLHTSEEHHEGPTTTYPKSVDKSVQVHITHKFRSKAVQTKIKLVSQLTSPLKPYSCSIATSPFKIESYSKPVISSSGVKHVIKNKISIEDQSDSDISYVPSVSQRETSPSIQSLIIKSTSDCSELTEETKKEERLNILKYTLLKIMKNPRSYLGLPKSCCYLLELIEEQTRIPHNHLLLCLKKIRLNNPFRELADDFAMTTTYASKIFFKCIPVIASVMQPFIVKLNKDLIKRTLPMAFRHKFHHTSCIIDCFEIEVQKPSKSVNQALSWSEYKKANTIKYLVSCTPNGLVNYVSPGYGGRVTDTRLVETCDFINCLEPGMCVMADRGFKHVEQYLRKKRVQLVRPPSVVTGAKLSKSEVKETKQIASLRIHVERLIRRLREFNMLKPHACLNTNFVKVLDDIIVIACAFINLQDSLLK; this is translated from the exons ATGAATTCTAACGTGTATCGATGGTGTGCGGTTCCTCAATGTAACAATACATCTATAAAAACTCCgaacaagttatttattaatgttcctTTGAAGAAAAAAGTTAGAAATATGTGGCTAAACCTTGCAAGACGAGACCCAACAGCTATATCTTCAACTTCTGTACTTTATTTCTGCGAAGACCATTTCGAC TTACCAAACGATATGgaaaattatattcagtatCTTGTAATGGGTTCAGTTTCGCAAATGCGCATGAAGTCCGGGTGTATGCCCACAAGATTTGAATGCCAATTGGACAGAAGAAAACGAACTTCCAATACCATAGAGCGACCCTATGTTCTTAAGAAACAAAGAAGGATACTAATTGAAGAAAGTGAAAAAGATTTTGCAGAGAAAAGTACACCTACAAAACAATTAGAACCTACAATAATTTCATCAGAAAGTTCAG ttttacacACAAGTGAAGAACATCATGAAGGGCCTACTACTACCTATCCAAAATCAGTGGATAAATCTGTACAAGTACATATAACACATAAATTTAGAAGCAAAGCTGTCCAGACCAAAATTAAGCTAGTAAGCCAGTTAACATCACCCTTAAAACCCTATTCCTGCTCAATCGCTACATCtccatttaaaattgaaagcTATAGTAAACCAGTGATATCAAGCAGTGGTGTCAAACATGTTATCaagaataaaattagtatagaagaTCAGTCTGACAGTGATATTTCATATGTACCATCTGTGAGTCAGCGAGAAACATCACCATCAATACAAtctcttataataaaatcaacatcaGACTGCAGTGAATTAACTGAGGAGacaaagaaagaagaaagattAAACATTCTCAAATATACATTACTTAAGATAATGAAAAACCCAAGGTCTTACTTAGGTCTTCCAAAAAGCTGTTgctatttattagaattaattgaAGAACAAACAAGAATCCCTCATAACCATTTActgctttgtttaaaaaaaatacgattaaatAATCCATTTAGAGAGCTTGCTGATGATTTTGCCATGACTACTACATATgcaagcaaaatattttttaaatgtataccaGTGATAGCCAGTGTAATGCAACCctttattgtcaaattaaacaaagatttgataAAACGTACTTTGCCCATGGCTTTCAGACATAAATTTCATCACACAAGTTGCATAATTGACTGTTTTGAAATTGAAGTACAAAAGCCTTCAAAAAGTGTTAATCAAGCACTATCATGGTCAGAATACAAAAAGGCTAAtaccattaaatatttagtgtcATGTACACCAAATGGTTTAGTAAACTATGTTTCACCAGGCTATGGAGGAAGAGTAACAGACACACGTTTGGTTGAGACTTGTGATTTTATCAACTGTTTAGAACCTGGTATGTGTGTGATGGCTGACAGAGGGTTCAAGCATGTAGAACAATACTTGCGTAAGAAGAGAGTACAACTTGTACGGCCCCCAAGTGTTGTCACTGGAGCCAAGCTATCTAAAAGTGAAGTGAAGGAAACAAAGCAGATAGCTAGTTTAAGGATTCATGTTGAGAGGTTAATTAGACGTTTAAGagaatttaatatgttaaagcCCCATGCATGTCTTAACacaaattttgtaaaagtacttgatgatattattgtaattgcatgtgcttttataaatttgcaagactctctacttaaataa